The genomic segment TCTGTCTTTGCGCGACCTTGAGTGCAGTTTGCAAATACCCCTCGACCTCGTCAGCTGGAGCACCACGAAAGTGGTGCAGTTCACCGTCGATGCATGCAAGTTCTGCCTCCCACATATGCTCGCCGCTGTGCGCGGCAAGGGCCTTTGCTTCGGCAAGGGTAGCGACGCCGTTGTCGTAGTCGCTCAAGTGGAGGTAGGTGGCCGCGAGCATCCACAAGTACCGAACCTGGTACCAACTGGCTCCGAGCCTGTTCCGCTCGTTCAGACTGAGGCGCATGAGCGCCAGGCCGGCCTCCACGTTGCCCTCTTGCGCCATTGCCCAGCCCCGCAGGATGAGGCCGCTCACGCGCCAATAGTTCAAGCTGTTCTGATCGGCGAGATGGATGATGGCGTCGGCGTGCGCATGTACGGCCGCCACGTTTCCCATTAGCTCCGCAAGAGCCGCCTCGCCATAGACCTGCACATGCGCGGTAAGGTTCGTCTGATTCAACTCCATGGCGTATTGAGATGCGGCACGGCTAGTCCGCTGAGCCTGTTCGGGGTAACCAAGAACCCAAAGCACAATCGCCAAGTAGGGTAGCGCCGAGGCCTTCGGGTCATGTACGTAGTGCACAGGCGGCGGCCGATGCTCCTCTGGCTGATAGCGACTCAAGATCGTTTCGAGCTCCGAGCGTGCGGTCAGAAAATCACCGGAATGCATTGCGGTGAGCGCGGCCAGACGATGCGCAGCCAATTCCAGTGCTGTGTGCCCGGTGCGCTCGGCGGCGCGCTGCGCTTCGGCAACGAGGCTCTGCATGGCAGCAAGGTCGCCGCGCACGAAGTGGAAAATGAATTTGCCGCTAAGGGTGGAAAACAAGGCACCCGTGTCGTCGAGCTCATAGCAGAGCGCATGAGCCCTGCTGAAGGCTGTGCCAAGCTGCGGAGCCGTGTATCCGTGAATGGCAATCAGTGGACCTCCGATTGCTGTTTGCAGAGCGAGTTCCTGGCGATCACGCTCCGGCCCTTGTGGATTGGACTTGAGTGCCTCCAGTCCCCTTGTGAGATGGGTGATCGCTTCGAGATTGGCGGAACGCGCAGCCGCGATACGGCCGGCCCGCAGCCAATAGTCCACCGCTTTTCCTGCCAGTCCACCCTCGGTGAGATGCAGAGCGATCGTCTCCGGCTCCGCCTCCGCACGGGCAGGGTAATGTTGTTCGAGAGCTGCAGCTATGCGGGCATGGATCTGCTGCCGCTTGCTCTTGAGGAGGCTTTCGTGCGCGATGTCCTGCACCAGCGCATGTTTGAAGCTGTAGCCAACATTCGGAGGTGCGCCACGACGGAATATCAGTTCCGCGGCCAATAGATCATTGAGAGCATGCTGGAGCGCGTGCTCGTCGAGCGCCGTCACAAGGCGCAGAAGATCGTGTCCGAATTCGCGTCCGATGCAAGCTGCAATCTGGGCAACTTCCTTTACCGGCGCCAATCGATCAAGGCGGGCCATCAAGGAGTCCTGCAGCGTCGTCGGGATCGCCAGCGGCGGTAATGGGCCGATCAACTCATAGCGGCTGCCCTGATCTTTGAGCAGCCCGGATTCGACGACGGCCTTGGTGAGCTCCTCGACGAACAACGGCACGCCGTCGGTCTTGGCCAAAATCTGCTCGAGCACCTCCTGAGGGAGCATTTTGCCGCCCGTGATCCGGTCAACGACTGCCGCCCCTTGCCTACGTCCCAGTCGGCTTAGAAAGAGCGCTGTCACGTGTCCATGACCCGTCCAGCGCGGAATGAACTCGGGCCGGAAGGTAACGATCATCAAGATCGGAAGTCGCTGCGCCTCGTCGACAAGCCGATCGAGAAGTTCGAGCATAGAAGGGTCTGCCCAATGGACGTCCTCGTAAACGGCAAGCACTGGCTGTCTTGCCGCTAAGCCTTGTATCTGTTCCAGAAGGGCCTGGAAGGTTCGCTCCTTCTTCTGGTGCGGACTAAGTGCAAGGGGTGGGTATCTCTCTCCGGTCGGGATTGCCAGGAGATCCGCGAGAACCGGCGCGCTCTCATGCACATCGTCCGCACCAAGAGCAAGCATGGCCTCGAGTTTATCGAGCTGTTCGTCGGAAGCGTCCTCCCGCCGTATTGCCGCTGCCCGTTCAAGGAGGCCAACGACGGGATACAAGGCGGTGTTGGTATGAAATGGTGAACAGAAATGGCTCAGCGGCGTGTGCGGCACACGTGCGACCTGGTCGCGTAAGGCTCGCACGAGCCGCGACTTGCCAATGCCGGCCTCGCCGCCGAGCAGGACGATCTGTCCTTCCCGCTCTTTCGCCCGCTCCCAGCGATCCAGGAGCAATGCAAGTTCTTCATTCCGTCCGACCAGAGCGGTCGTTGCCATGCCATGCTGGGCCTCGAACCTGCTCTCTGCTGCGCCTTCACCAATGACAAGCCACGCCTGCACCAGTTCCGGGAAACCCTTGAGAGGCACCGTGCCGAGGTCGTGGTACGTGAAAGCTTCGCCGAGTAGGCGGCGGGTCGACTCGGCAATCACCACATCACTCGGCTTGGCCAGACCTTGCAGTCGGGCGGCTAGGTTTGGTGTTTCGCCGATGACTGCGCGCTCGCGAGCCTCTCCCT from the Bradyrhizobium sp. WBAH42 genome contains:
- a CDS encoding AAA family ATPase, which gives rise to MDIAQWLRGLGLERYIKTFRDAEITSEILPELTEADLRELGLPLGPRKALLRAIHALAPPIARVAVEANGPADYAKPSIPSDAERRQLTVMFVDLVGSTALASGRDPEELRDLLQAYHNTVVGEIDRFEGHIAKFLGDGVLAYFGWPRAHEDEAERAVRAGLRVTKAVASLTEPGGAALAARVGIATGLVVVGELIGEGEARERAVIGETPNLAARLQGLAKPSDVVIAESTRRLLGEAFTYHDLGTVPLKGFPELVQAWLVIGEGAAESRFEAQHGMATTALVGRNEELALLLDRWERAKEREGQIVLLGGEAGIGKSRLVRALRDQVARVPHTPLSHFCSPFHTNTALYPVVGLLERAAAIRREDASDEQLDKLEAMLALGADDVHESAPVLADLLAIPTGERYPPLALSPHQKKERTFQALLEQIQGLAARQPVLAVYEDVHWADPSMLELLDRLVDEAQRLPILMIVTFRPEFIPRWTGHGHVTALFLSRLGRRQGAAVVDRITGGKMLPQEVLEQILAKTDGVPLFVEELTKAVVESGLLKDQGSRYELIGPLPPLAIPTTLQDSLMARLDRLAPVKEVAQIAACIGREFGHDLLRLVTALDEHALQHALNDLLAAELIFRRGAPPNVGYSFKHALVQDIAHESLLKSKRQQIHARIAAALEQHYPARAEAEPETIALHLTEGGLAGKAVDYWLRAGRIAAARSANLEAITHLTRGLEALKSNPQGPERDRQELALQTAIGGPLIAIHGYTAPQLGTAFSRAHALCYELDDTGALFSTLSGKFIFHFVRGDLAAMQSLVAEAQRAAERTGHTALELAAHRLAALTAMHSGDFLTARSELETILSRYQPEEHRPPPVHYVHDPKASALPYLAIVLWVLGYPEQAQRTSRAASQYAMELNQTNLTAHVQVYGEAALAELMGNVAAVHAHADAIIHLADQNSLNYWRVSGLILRGWAMAQEGNVEAGLALMRLSLNERNRLGASWYQVRYLWMLAATYLHLSDYDNGVATLAEAKALAAHSGEHMWEAELACIDGELHHFRGAPADEVEGYLQTALKVAQRQSAKSFELRAAMSLARLWRDQGRTADARRLLGSVYGWFTEGFETPDLRSAKALMEELTRP